In Mytilus edulis chromosome 7, xbMytEdul2.2, whole genome shotgun sequence, a single genomic region encodes these proteins:
- the LOC139481160 gene encoding RNA-binding protein RO60-like isoform X2, which produces MDIFFSDFRVQILHDVLSLLIQQGRGSEVVRCIKDISVQGRACKQNPTLYALAVCARSNDLSTKHAAYGVLNDVCRIPTHLFQFIKYCEEMSQHETGWGRSHRKAISQWYKQFGQVDPHGRKNPLKLAYLVTKFRRRFKWSHKDVIRLAHVRSRNKAVRITLQHALGREMEVDESTESIEVQSFLAAVKEAKRCSSVNDEEKLCELISIHQLSWEHVPNRFLKHSIKVWDVLSRLMPMTAMIRNLGKMTSLGMHKDRPENEFWVNHVVEKLNDDKQLERARIHPLTLLIAMKHYQQGANRNQKILWTPNSRIIEALNDAFTRSIRIKQPQGRKYLMAISVGEDMRKHKICGSTITAGEAAAAMVYSTIQTEDVEVILFTNRIDDASTATIKKEDNLQTIKEKIFQIPIETGYDCIKHDLAVPFIWAASRKKKFDAIMVFTDSMTSCGFIHPAEALKQYSQYMTIPDYRFVVVAMTSNKYSVAAPDSVHNLDVVGFDTMTPGIIMEFVENSQHIENDDNFMHADEDRFY; this is translated from the exons ATGGATATCTTTTTTAGTGACTTTCGTGTACAGATACTGCATGATGTGCTCAGTTT ATTGATCCAGCAAGGACGAGGTAGTGAAGTTGTTAGATGTATTAAAGACATAAGCGTACAAGGAAGAGCTTGTAAACAGAACCCAACATTGTATGCATTAGCAGTTTGTGCCAGATCAAACGACCTTAGTACAAAGCACGCTGCCTATGGTGTACTCAACGATGTGTGTCGTATACCTACTCATCTGTTTCAGTTCATAAAATATTGCGAAGAAATGAGCCAACATGAGACTGGTTGGGGAAGATCTCATCGCAAAGCAATAAGTCAATGGTATAAACAATTTGGTCAGGTAGATCCACACGGACGTAAAAATCCACTGAAGCTTGCTTATCTTGTTACCAAGTTCAGACGTCGATTCAAATGGAGCCACAAAGATGTCATACGACTCGCTCATGTCCGGTCGAGAAATAAAGCGGTAAGGATAACTTTGCAACACGCCCTTGGCAGGGAAATGGAAGTTGACGAATCTACGGAATCTATTGAGGTACAGAGTTTTCTCGCGGCAGTAAAAGAAGCAAAACGTTGCAGCTCAGTGAACGATGAAGAAAAATTATGTGAATTAATCAGTATTCATCAGCTGAGCTGGGAGCATGTTCCAAACCGGTTTCTCAaacatagtattaaagtttgggATGTTCTTTCTCGGTTGATGCCTATGACAGCTATGATTCGAAACCTTGGGAAAATGACGAGTTTAGGCATGCACAAAGATAGACCAGAAAACGAATTTTGGGTGAATCATGTAGTAGAGAAACTTAATGACGATAAACAGTTAGAACGTGCTCGTATCCATCCATTGACACTTCTGATTGCAATGAAACATTACCAACAGGGGGCTAATAGAAATCAAAAAATATTATGGACTCCTAATTCTAGAATCATAGAAGCACTTAATGATGCGTTCACCAGAAGTATAAGAATTAAACAACCGCAAGGAAGGAAGTATTTGATGGCTATATCTGTTGGGGAGGATATgcgaaaacataaaatttgtggATCTACGATAACAGCTGGGGAAGCAGCAGCAGCCATGGTGTATTCTACCATTCAAACAGAAGATGTGGAAGTGATTCTGTTCACAAACAGAATTGATGACGCTTCCACTGCAACTATTAAAAAGGAAGACAATCTTCAAACTATAAAagagaaaatatttcaaataccAATAGAAACAGGATATGACTGTATCAAACACGACTTAGCAGTCCCCTTTATATGGGCGGCATCAAGGAAAAAGAAATTCGATGCAATTATGGTTTTCACAGATTCAATGACAAGTTGTGGATTTATCCATCCAGCAGAAGCGTTAAAGCAGTACTCACAGTACATGACAATCCCTGACTACCGATTCGTTGTCGTTGCTATGACCAGCAATAAATACTCCGTTGCTGCTCCGGACAGTGTACACAACCTTGATGTGGTTGGATTTGATACTATGACACCTGGCATTATCATGGAATTCGTGGAAAATTCTCAACACATTGAGAACGATGACAATTTTATGCATGCTGATGAGGACAGATTTTATTAA
- the LOC139481160 gene encoding RNA-binding protein RO60-like isoform X1 translates to MEVDGMDVNPYMHPQVVTTHQSDHLPGYSQSQNAAGGYVFEVSDIERLERFLCLGTEFGYYIANSLHRKFSRSEVQAMDRLIQQGRGSEVVRCIKDISVQGRACKQNPTLYALAVCARSNDLSTKHAAYGVLNDVCRIPTHLFQFIKYCEEMSQHETGWGRSHRKAISQWYKQFGQVDPHGRKNPLKLAYLVTKFRRRFKWSHKDVIRLAHVRSRNKAVRITLQHALGREMEVDESTESIEVQSFLAAVKEAKRCSSVNDEEKLCELISIHQLSWEHVPNRFLKHSIKVWDVLSRLMPMTAMIRNLGKMTSLGMHKDRPENEFWVNHVVEKLNDDKQLERARIHPLTLLIAMKHYQQGANRNQKILWTPNSRIIEALNDAFTRSIRIKQPQGRKYLMAISVGEDMRKHKICGSTITAGEAAAAMVYSTIQTEDVEVILFTNRIDDASTATIKKEDNLQTIKEKIFQIPIETGYDCIKHDLAVPFIWAASRKKKFDAIMVFTDSMTSCGFIHPAEALKQYSQYMTIPDYRFVVVAMTSNKYSVAAPDSVHNLDVVGFDTMTPGIIMEFVENSQHIENDDNFMHADEDRFY, encoded by the exons ATGGAAGTTGACGGAATGGACGTAAACCCATACATGCATCCACAAGTTGTTACTACTCACCAGTCAGACCATCTGCCTGGATATTCACAGTCCCAAAATGCGGCTGGAGGATATGTATTTGAAGTATCAGATATTGAAAGACTCGAAAGATTTCTGTGTCTCGGGACTGAATTCGGATATTACATAGCGAATTCACTACACCGAAAGTTTTCTAGATCAGAAGTTCAAGCAATGGACAG ATTGATCCAGCAAGGACGAGGTAGTGAAGTTGTTAGATGTATTAAAGACATAAGCGTACAAGGAAGAGCTTGTAAACAGAACCCAACATTGTATGCATTAGCAGTTTGTGCCAGATCAAACGACCTTAGTACAAAGCACGCTGCCTATGGTGTACTCAACGATGTGTGTCGTATACCTACTCATCTGTTTCAGTTCATAAAATATTGCGAAGAAATGAGCCAACATGAGACTGGTTGGGGAAGATCTCATCGCAAAGCAATAAGTCAATGGTATAAACAATTTGGTCAGGTAGATCCACACGGACGTAAAAATCCACTGAAGCTTGCTTATCTTGTTACCAAGTTCAGACGTCGATTCAAATGGAGCCACAAAGATGTCATACGACTCGCTCATGTCCGGTCGAGAAATAAAGCGGTAAGGATAACTTTGCAACACGCCCTTGGCAGGGAAATGGAAGTTGACGAATCTACGGAATCTATTGAGGTACAGAGTTTTCTCGCGGCAGTAAAAGAAGCAAAACGTTGCAGCTCAGTGAACGATGAAGAAAAATTATGTGAATTAATCAGTATTCATCAGCTGAGCTGGGAGCATGTTCCAAACCGGTTTCTCAaacatagtattaaagtttgggATGTTCTTTCTCGGTTGATGCCTATGACAGCTATGATTCGAAACCTTGGGAAAATGACGAGTTTAGGCATGCACAAAGATAGACCAGAAAACGAATTTTGGGTGAATCATGTAGTAGAGAAACTTAATGACGATAAACAGTTAGAACGTGCTCGTATCCATCCATTGACACTTCTGATTGCAATGAAACATTACCAACAGGGGGCTAATAGAAATCAAAAAATATTATGGACTCCTAATTCTAGAATCATAGAAGCACTTAATGATGCGTTCACCAGAAGTATAAGAATTAAACAACCGCAAGGAAGGAAGTATTTGATGGCTATATCTGTTGGGGAGGATATgcgaaaacataaaatttgtggATCTACGATAACAGCTGGGGAAGCAGCAGCAGCCATGGTGTATTCTACCATTCAAACAGAAGATGTGGAAGTGATTCTGTTCACAAACAGAATTGATGACGCTTCCACTGCAACTATTAAAAAGGAAGACAATCTTCAAACTATAAAagagaaaatatttcaaataccAATAGAAACAGGATATGACTGTATCAAACACGACTTAGCAGTCCCCTTTATATGGGCGGCATCAAGGAAAAAGAAATTCGATGCAATTATGGTTTTCACAGATTCAATGACAAGTTGTGGATTTATCCATCCAGCAGAAGCGTTAAAGCAGTACTCACAGTACATGACAATCCCTGACTACCGATTCGTTGTCGTTGCTATGACCAGCAATAAATACTCCGTTGCTGCTCCGGACAGTGTACACAACCTTGATGTGGTTGGATTTGATACTATGACACCTGGCATTATCATGGAATTCGTGGAAAATTCTCAACACATTGAGAACGATGACAATTTTATGCATGCTGATGAGGACAGATTTTATTAA